The DNA segment TGGATGTGGCGGCGTGTCCGGTCCATCAGCGCCTCCAGCTCCCGGAAGTAGCGAATGCGCTCCATCTTTAGATTGCGGAGCTGGACCTCCAATTCCACCACGTGCTGCTGGGCTTCGCGGATGATCTCTTCCGCCTTGAACTGCGCCTCGCGGAGCATCAGTTCCTTTTCGCGGTTCGCGCCGTCCAGCACGTCCTCGCGGGTGCGCTGCGCCTGCAGCAGAGTCTCGCGGAAGATCCGGTCCTGGTCCTGGTACTGGCGGAGGCGCTCGCGGCTGTCGAGGATCTCCTCCTTCAGCTTCTGGTTCTCGGCGAGGACCTCTTCCCATTCCCCGGCGATCTCGTGGAGGAAGGTGCGGACTTCCGACTCCTCCAGCCCCCGGAAGACCTTCTCGAACTCGCGGCGCTGGATGTCGAGGGGAGTGTATTTCATGGCGGACCTCAGGAGACCACGGCCTGGAGGAGGATCCTCCGGACCAGGCCCAGCAGCAGCACGGCGATGAGGATGTCGAGACTGAAGCCTCCGATCGGAGGCACGAGGGCGCGGATGGGGTGCAGGATCGGATCGGTGATCGCGTGCAGCAGGCGCATCCACCTGTTTCGCGGATCGATGGGGAACCACGACAGGATGGCCGCCGCCAACAGCAGGTAGATCAGGGCGTCGAGGGCGTAGTAGGCGATGGTGAAGAGAAGGGGCATGGGCAGGATCCGGGGAACCCGTTCATGATAGCTGGGAGTGAGGCTCGTTCATGCGCATCGGCATCTCCTGTTACAGCACCTTCGGCGGTTCCGGCGTCGTGGCCACGGAGGTCGGCAAGGCCCTGGCCGCCCGCGGCCACGAGATCCACTTCTTCAGCCCCAGCGTGCCGCCGCGGCTGGTGGGCTTCGAGGACCGCATCAATTTCCATGAAGTCCGGGCCAGCCCCTACCCGCTGTTCGAGGACGCGCCCTTTTCCATCGCCCTGGGCTCCAAGATCGCCGACGTGGCCGAGCACCACGGCCTGGAGATCATCCACGCCCACTACGCGATCCCCCACGCCATGGCCGCCCTGCTGGCCCGGATGGCGCTCGGGAACAACCTCAAGGTCGTGACCACCCTCCACGGGACGGACATCACGGTGGTGGGCAGCGATCCCAGCTACCTCTCCATGGTGAAGATGGCCATCCGCGAGAGCGACGGCGTCACCGCGGTCTCGGAGTACCTCCGCCAGGAGACCATCCGCCTGTTCGGCACGGAGCGGGTCATCGACGTCATCGGCAACTTCGTGGAGCCGCCGCGGAAGGGCTGCCCGGAGTGCCGCGGGTGGCTGGCGCCCAAAGCGGCCTTCGTGCTCACCCACATCTCGAACTTCCGCCCCGTCAAGCGGGTGATGGACGTCCTCAAAGTGTTCGAGCAGGTCCGGAAGGAAGTCCCCGCCCGCCTCGTGATGGTGGGCGACGGACCCGACCGCCTGGAAGCCGAGGCCTATTGCCGCGAGCGGGGCTTCGCCGCCGAAGTCCGGTTCACCGGCAAGCAGCTCGACATCGACACCGTCCTCGCCTGCACGGACCTGTTCCTGCTTCCGAGCGCCACCGAGAGCTTCGGCCTCGCCGCGCTGGAAGCCATGGGCCACGGCGTTCCCGTGGTCGCCAGCCGCGTGGGCGGGCTTCCCGAAGTGGTCCGCCACGGGGTGGACGGCTACCTGGAATCCCTCGGCGACGTGGAGGCCATGGCCGCCGACGTCCTCACCCTCCTCCGCGACGAGCCCCTCCGCCGCGCCATGGGCGAGGCCGCCCGGGAGCGCGCCCTGGGCACCTTCGCCGAAGGTCCGGTCGTGGACCAGTACGAGGCCCTCTACCGGCGGGTGCTGGGATATGACGAAGCGGAGGTAGGCAGACCCGCAGGCGCGGAGCAGCACGCCTGAAGCCTCTTTGCATTCAAAAGATTAAGGATCACCACCAAGGCACCAAGAAAAGCTCTACGCACCGTGGATGCGGTTCTTGGTGCCCCTGGTGTCTTGGTGGTGAGAAAAAAACCTCGGCTCTTGGTCGCCCGTTGGAATGAAGCCCCAGGACGACCTCAATCCGGCGAATTCTCCCGGATGGCGGAGCCGCGGACGCGCTTCGGAGCGTGTCCCGTGGCCCGCTTGAAGGCGTGGCTGAACGCGCTTTCCGAGGTGTAGCCCAGGGCGTAGGCGATGGTCGAGATGGGCGAGTCGCCTTCCAGAAGGGAGCGCTTGGCGAGCCGCATGCGCCACTGGGTCAGGTAGGCGAGGGGGGGAATGCCCGCCGCCGTTTTGAATCGCGTGGCGAAAGTCGTGCGGGACATCCCCGCGGCTTTGGCCAGTTCATCCAACTGCCAGGGACGGCCGGGTTCTCCGTGCATGAGCCGGAGGGCGGGGGCGAGCTGTTTGTCCGTGATCGCTCGGAGCCATCCGGCCGGGAAGCGGTCCGTTTCGGCGAGATGGGCGCGCAGGATGTGGATGAACAGCAGGTGGGCCAACTGCGCGGATGCGACGCCGGCGCCCGGCAGTTCGGCGGCCCGTTCCTGCACCAGCTGCGCGAGGAGCCAATGGGACATGGCCGCGTGGGTGGATCCGGCGCGGGCCAGCAGCAGGGGAGGGAGGACCGCCGTCAGCAGGTCGCCGCTGCCGGGGGCCAGCTCCACATGGCCGCCCAGCATCTGGAATTCATCCCCGCTCCCGAGGCTCGCCACGACACCGGGACAGTCCCGGAACACGGCCACCGCATCCAGGGGCTCCAGCTTCCGCTCGCTCGCCAGGGTGAAGGCGCGGGGCGCGGCCAGGAGGAAGACGTCCCCCGCTTCCAGGCGCTGATCCGGCTCGCCGTCCACGCACAGCCAGCAGCTTCCCTGCGCGATTCCGAAGAACTTGATCATGTCCGGCGGCGGGAACTGGATGGCCCAGGTGCCGCCGGCGTGAAGGGCGCCCGTGATGACCGACTGGGCGTTGGCCAGCCCGAGGATGTCCGAGAAGAGGTCCGCCATGTCCGAACGATCGCGCAGATATTACGCACTTACAAGCATTCGCCGTTCGGACCTCGAACCGTATCTTGGCTGCGGGATCGAGATCATCCCGAGGGAGCGCGACGCATGCCGACCTTGCAACGACCCGTCGATTCGGGATTCGGAGCCACCACTACCGCGGAAGACCTCGTCCAGGGCCTGGACCTGTCGGGCAAGACCGTCCTCGTCACGGGCGGGTATTCCGGCATCGGCCTCGAGACCACCCGCGTCCTCAGCGGAGCCGGAGCCACCGTAGTCGTCCCGGCCCGCACGCCCGCCAAGGCCCGGGAGAACCTCGCGGGCCTGTCGCGGGTCGAGCTCGGCGAACTGGACCTCCAGGATCCGGCCTCCATTGACGCTTTCGCGGCCGGCTTCCTCGCCACCGGGCGGCCCCTCGACCTGCTGATCCTCAGCGCCGGCGTGATGGCCGCACCCCTCCTCTGGGACGGGCGCGGCTACGAGAGCCAGTTCTCGACCAATCACCTGGGCCACTTCCAGCTCACGCTGCGGCTCATGCCCGCGCTGGTCCGGGCCGGCGGCGCCCGGGTGGTCGTCCTGTCCTCCCGCGGGCACCGGTATTCCGCGGTGGACTTCGAGGATCCCCATTTCGAACGCCGCGCCTACGAACGGTGGCAGGGCTACGGCCAGTCCAAGACCGCCAACGCCCTGTTCGCGCTGGGCCTGGACCGCCGGACGGCGGAGCGCGGCGTCCGGGCCTTTTCCGTCCACCCGGGCGGGATCCTGACCGACCTGGTGCGCCACCTGACGGACGAGGACCTGGACCGTTTCAACTTCATGCGCCGCGCCGACGGCAAGGTGGTGCCCGATCCCGCCAAGCCCGCCTTCCCCCTCAAAACCGTCGGGCAGGGCGCTGCGACCACCGTCTGGTGCGCCACCAGTCCCAAGCTGGCGGGCCTGGGCGGCGTCTACTGCGAGGATTGCGAGATCGCCGAGGTGGTTCCCGGGGACGTTTCGACGCCCACCGGCGTGGCGCCCTGGGCCTGCGATCCGGATGCGGCCGAACGGCTGTGGGCCCTCAGCGAGCGCCTCACCGGCGCCCGGCTGGACCTGTAAACGCGAGTTTGTCCCGTTCCACTTCACCCCTTTCCCAAGGAGCCATCCCATGCGACTCGACCACTACGTCACGCTCGGCCACTCCGGCCTTCGGGTCAGCCCGATGTGCCTCGGCGCCATGACCTTCGGCGAAGACCTCGGCTGGGGTTCGAGCGTGGAGGAATCCCAGCAGATCATGGACCGCTTCATCGATCTGGGCGGAAACTTCATCGACACCGCCAACTTCTACACCCGCAGCCACTCGGAAAAGATCATCGGCGACCACATCGGCCGCCATCCGGCGCGGCGGGATCGGCTGGTGATCGCCACCAAGTTCAGCGGCAATCTCTATCCCGGCGATCCCAACGGCGGCGGCTCAGGCCGGAAATCCATCATCTCCGCCTGCGAGAACTCCCTGCGGCGCCTGCAGACCGGCTACATCGACCTGTACTGGCTGCACAACTGGGACGTGCATACCCCGATGGAAGAGACCATGGCGGCCCTCGACGCCCTGGTGCAGGCCGGAAAGGTGCGCTACATCGGCGTGTCGGACACCCCGGCGTGGAAGGTCGTCGAGGCCAACATGCTGGCCCGCTTCCGCGGCTGGTCCGCGTTCGTCGGCCTCCAGATCGAGTACTCGCTCCTGGAGCGGTC comes from the Geothrix sp. 21YS21S-4 genome and includes:
- a CDS encoding DivIVA domain-containing protein gives rise to the protein MKYTPLDIQRREFEKVFRGLEESEVRTFLHEIAGEWEEVLAENQKLKEEILDSRERLRQYQDQDRIFRETLLQAQRTREDVLDGANREKELMLREAQFKAEEIIREAQQHVVELEVQLRNLKMERIRYFRELEALMDRTRRHIQEEAPDMYVAPAPTLNLEHLDLGALDETTPPRRPTGDE
- a CDS encoding oxidoreductase codes for the protein MPTLQRPVDSGFGATTTAEDLVQGLDLSGKTVLVTGGYSGIGLETTRVLSGAGATVVVPARTPAKARENLAGLSRVELGELDLQDPASIDAFAAGFLATGRPLDLLILSAGVMAAPLLWDGRGYESQFSTNHLGHFQLTLRLMPALVRAGGARVVVLSSRGHRYSAVDFEDPHFERRAYERWQGYGQSKTANALFALGLDRRTAERGVRAFSVHPGGILTDLVRHLTDEDLDRFNFMRRADGKVVPDPAKPAFPLKTVGQGAATTVWCATSPKLAGLGGVYCEDCEIAEVVPGDVSTPTGVAPWACDPDAAERLWALSERLTGARLDL
- a CDS encoding aldo/keto reductase; translation: MRLDHYVTLGHSGLRVSPMCLGAMTFGEDLGWGSSVEESQQIMDRFIDLGGNFIDTANFYTRSHSEKIIGDHIGRHPARRDRLVIATKFSGNLYPGDPNGGGSGRKSIISACENSLRRLQTGYIDLYWLHNWDVHTPMEETMAALDALVQAGKVRYIGVSDTPAWKVVEANMLARFRGWSAFVGLQIEYSLLERSVEQDLVPMALEFGLGITPWSPLKSGALSGKYRRDKSGFDTRDRSQFLDPFLNERTFALVDELDAIAKAHESTVARVALAWVVGRPGVASTIIGARRLSQLEDNVGALDLNLTAEEVARLNALTAPAFGFPQSMQPMFPAIHNGGTTVNGLHAPIPGFGIPVKGEAPY
- the bshA gene encoding N-acetyl-alpha-D-glucosaminyl L-malate synthase BshA codes for the protein MRIGISCYSTFGGSGVVATEVGKALAARGHEIHFFSPSVPPRLVGFEDRINFHEVRASPYPLFEDAPFSIALGSKIADVAEHHGLEIIHAHYAIPHAMAALLARMALGNNLKVVTTLHGTDITVVGSDPSYLSMVKMAIRESDGVTAVSEYLRQETIRLFGTERVIDVIGNFVEPPRKGCPECRGWLAPKAAFVLTHISNFRPVKRVMDVLKVFEQVRKEVPARLVMVGDGPDRLEAEAYCRERGFAAEVRFTGKQLDIDTVLACTDLFLLPSATESFGLAALEAMGHGVPVVASRVGGLPEVVRHGVDGYLESLGDVEAMAADVLTLLRDEPLRRAMGEAARERALGTFAEGPVVDQYEALYRRVLGYDEAEVGRPAGAEQHA
- a CDS encoding YggT family protein, whose amino-acid sequence is MPLLFTIAYYALDALIYLLLAAAILSWFPIDPRNRWMRLLHAITDPILHPIRALVPPIGGFSLDILIAVLLLGLVRRILLQAVVS
- a CDS encoding AraC family transcriptional regulator, with translation MADLFSDILGLANAQSVITGALHAGGTWAIQFPPPDMIKFFGIAQGSCWLCVDGEPDQRLEAGDVFLLAAPRAFTLASERKLEPLDAVAVFRDCPGVVASLGSGDEFQMLGGHVELAPGSGDLLTAVLPPLLLARAGSTHAAMSHWLLAQLVQERAAELPGAGVASAQLAHLLFIHILRAHLAETDRFPAGWLRAITDKQLAPALRLMHGEPGRPWQLDELAKAAGMSRTTFATRFKTAAGIPPLAYLTQWRMRLAKRSLLEGDSPISTIAYALGYTSESAFSHAFKRATGHAPKRVRGSAIRENSPD